The following is a genomic window from Primulina tabacum isolate GXHZ01 unplaced genomic scaffold, ASM2559414v2 Contig788, whole genome shotgun sequence.
ATTGCATCTTCGTCTTTGTCCAAGAACTCCTTGCCTTCCTTCCAATCACCTCTTAATATTGCTCTATGCAATGGCAAGTACCGGTGAAAATCCGTACCTGCATATTTCTTAAAATTACAAGCCTTGTACCAGAAAAAATACATTCGAATTCGTCAATtaaccttttctttttcttttttcttttatcaGTTTTAGTTACTGAGTTCTCATTTCATTTACCATCTTCCTCATCCGAACTAGAACTGCTCGTTTGAATTTCATTATCATCTGATTTGAAAAGTTTTTCCAATTCCAACCAAACTTCCCTGGAACTGTCCAATCCCACCACTGCATCAAGCACCTCGGTCCCAGTAATGGAACCCAGAATCCATCCTGTGATAAGCAGGTCGGTTCTTCTCCAGAGTTTCTGCTCATCCATGGATTCTTTAGGAGCCGGGATCTGGCCGTCAACGAAG
Proteins encoded in this region:
- the LOC142535009 gene encoding uncharacterized protein LOC142535009; amino-acid sequence: MICLFESQDLLGFVDGQIPAPKESMDEQKLWRRTDLLITGWILGSITGTEVLDAVVGLDSSREVWLELEKLFKSDDNEIQTSSSSSDEEDGTDFHRYLPLHRAILRGDWKEGKEFLDKDEDAITAIINDSSETALHVAVETGKSNDFLRKLLEYPMPNEAMLSNSTGTLLYTQPLWLETRKLRYYW